In Providencia rettgeri, the following proteins share a genomic window:
- the kdpC gene encoding potassium-transporting ATPase subunit KdpC, protein MNMIRSSIIMLLILTLFTGIAYPLMVTGLAHVFFPWQANGSLLTQDERIVGSALIGQNVDDARYFHGRPSSTIDSPYNTLASGGSNLAVSNPLLQQVMTERSEQLRAENPDASHAIPADLLTSSASGLDPNISVDAALYQTPRIAKSRQIPLDAVKLLIETHTEQTLLSFLGEPVINVLKLNLALDEYQQQINSQTH, encoded by the coding sequence ATGAATATGATCCGTTCATCGATTATTATGCTATTAATACTCACGCTTTTTACTGGTATAGCCTACCCATTAATGGTAACCGGCCTCGCCCATGTTTTCTTTCCATGGCAAGCTAACGGCTCTTTGCTCACTCAAGATGAACGCATTGTTGGCTCAGCCTTGATCGGGCAAAATGTGGATGACGCCCGCTATTTTCACGGTCGCCCCTCCTCAACTATTGATAGCCCCTACAATACATTAGCTTCTGGTGGAAGTAATTTAGCGGTCAGCAACCCATTATTACAACAAGTTATGACTGAACGCAGTGAACAACTGCGCGCAGAAAATCCCGATGCCAGTCATGCCATTCCAGCCGATTTACTCACATCGTCTGCCAGTGGCTTAGACCCCAATATTTCCGTTGATGCCGCGTTGTACCAAACGCCACGCATTGCAAAAAGCAGGCAAATTCCATTGGATGCGGTAAAATTATTGATAGAAACGCATACTGAACAGACATTGTTATCCTTTTTAGGCGAACCCGTCATTAATGTGCTAAAACTGAACTTAGCACTTGATGAATATCAACAACAAATAAATAGTCAAACTCACTAG
- a CDS encoding YbfA family protein, which produces MSTYREYSRNQVLARRTAAVTAGIIAFPVMVFYPKRAKFYSHLHKVWAKTSDKPVWLERSETTLESHR; this is translated from the coding sequence ATGTCCACATATCGCGAATATTCCCGTAATCAGGTACTTGCACGCCGCACTGCAGCTGTAACAGCTGGCATTATTGCGTTTCCGGTTATGGTTTTTTATCCAAAAAGAGCAAAATTTTATAGCCATTTACATAAGGTTTGGGCTAAGACCAGCGATAAACCCGTTTGGCTAGAACGCTCAGAGACAACGCTGGAAAGTCATCGCTAA
- the kdpF gene encoding K(+)-transporting ATPase subunit F, with protein MSLLSITGAVLVILLLAYLIYALLNAEDF; from the coding sequence GTGTCATTACTTTCCATTACTGGGGCAGTTCTTGTCATTTTACTGCTAGCGTATCTGATTTATGCCCTGCTTAACGCGGAGGATTTCTGA
- a CDS encoding type VI secretion system Vgr family protein, with product MSWTDPNKNKRLGSPENNPLIHGGGYAGGRTYAQDQALQEAHGQLLDRIMNGEMGTGLVFTCTIGGLPENTFQVTQFDLQEGLSQLFSLSIQAVSPLPEIDFQTVLGVASSLTVKRDGKVLRTVQGILAGAEQGNTDGVKTWYHFVIRPEMWVMTLKQDSRIFQNMTVPQVLKVLLDEARVKHDMQFYHSEEHSERPYITQKRETMYEFWCRLAAEEGINYWFEEGPQLFYSDRHLGMKAGISLTYNPQSETDITDSTATTWRYAEQLCSDIRVDKDYNQLRPSYPLSHQVTGEVHQQHEVFESYGRFQEDAEGKPLNQIRYEQSQNQRQIGTATTNCIELAPGRIFTLSNHPSPRMNTTWQVVSVSHHGVQPLADNSGGEGTQMSNQLSFVPSTQEWRPPYRYKPTADGDELATVVGPPGEEIYTNAQGAVTVYFHWDRRGKPDHSASCWVRVAHGWNGDGFGFMSIPRVGQEVIVSYLNNDIDKPIITGCTYNGRNRPPIDLPKHKTRTTFRTKTHKGDGFNELRFEDEAGQEEIYLHAQKNLAINVLNSRGERINYDRTTSIGHNDELVVASNRTVTVEGNQAHKTTGNYQDKVEGDHHLSVEGDLVEAIQGVVSVNAQGDITLQSSSKITLKVGGSFVVVHSGGVDIKGPAINLNSGGSPGDILQATNPAVLKAAASSGAAFVAHCPMKEGQEEAENG from the coding sequence ATGTCTTGGACAGACCCCAATAAAAACAAACGACTCGGCAGCCCCGAAAATAACCCGCTTATTCACGGAGGGGGCTATGCGGGTGGCAGAACCTATGCACAGGACCAAGCCTTGCAAGAAGCCCATGGTCAACTGCTAGACCGTATTATGAATGGCGAAATGGGGACGGGATTAGTATTTACCTGCACGATTGGTGGACTCCCTGAAAATACGTTTCAAGTGACCCAGTTTGATTTGCAAGAAGGGCTTTCCCAACTCTTTTCACTGTCGATTCAGGCGGTCAGCCCGTTACCCGAGATTGATTTTCAAACGGTATTGGGTGTGGCCTCCTCGCTGACCGTAAAACGAGATGGAAAAGTTCTTCGCACAGTACAAGGCATTTTAGCCGGGGCAGAGCAAGGCAACACCGATGGGGTTAAAACCTGGTATCACTTTGTGATACGCCCTGAAATGTGGGTGATGACGCTTAAGCAAGATAGCCGAATTTTCCAAAATATGACGGTGCCCCAAGTTCTTAAGGTGTTACTGGATGAAGCGCGTGTGAAGCACGATATGCAATTCTACCATTCGGAAGAGCATTCTGAACGTCCCTATATCACCCAAAAGCGCGAAACGATGTATGAATTCTGGTGTCGACTTGCTGCTGAAGAAGGGATTAATTACTGGTTCGAAGAAGGTCCACAACTGTTTTACAGTGACCGCCACTTAGGCATGAAAGCGGGTATTTCGCTCACCTATAATCCGCAATCTGAAACGGATATCACCGACAGTACGGCCACCACATGGCGTTACGCTGAACAGTTGTGCAGCGATATCCGCGTGGATAAAGACTACAACCAACTCCGCCCCTCTTACCCACTGAGCCACCAAGTCACCGGCGAAGTCCATCAACAACATGAAGTGTTTGAAAGCTATGGTCGTTTTCAAGAGGATGCAGAAGGTAAACCCTTAAATCAAATTCGTTACGAGCAATCGCAAAACCAGCGTCAAATAGGAACGGCTACGACGAACTGCATTGAGTTAGCACCGGGGCGTATTTTTACCTTGTCTAACCATCCTAGCCCTCGAATGAATACGACGTGGCAGGTGGTGAGTGTCTCCCATCATGGCGTGCAACCCCTTGCCGATAACAGTGGCGGTGAAGGGACTCAGATGAGTAACCAGCTGTCCTTTGTGCCTAGCACCCAAGAGTGGCGACCGCCCTATCGGTATAAACCTACAGCGGATGGGGATGAGCTGGCTACCGTTGTCGGGCCGCCGGGTGAAGAAATTTATACCAATGCGCAAGGCGCTGTGACCGTCTATTTCCATTGGGACAGGCGCGGCAAACCTGACCATAGCGCGTCTTGCTGGGTACGAGTCGCCCACGGTTGGAACGGCGATGGCTTTGGGTTTATGTCCATCCCGAGAGTTGGGCAGGAAGTGATTGTTTCCTATCTTAACAATGATATAGATAAACCGATTATTACGGGCTGTACCTATAATGGCCGTAATCGACCGCCCATTGATTTACCGAAACACAAAACACGCACGACATTTCGCACCAAAACCCACAAAGGGGATGGGTTCAATGAGCTGCGTTTTGAAGATGAAGCTGGCCAAGAAGAAATCTATCTGCATGCGCAAAAGAATTTGGCCATCAATGTGCTGAACTCACGGGGTGAACGGATTAATTACGACCGGACAACCAGTATTGGTCATAACGATGAACTGGTTGTTGCCAGTAATCGGACCGTGACGGTTGAAGGTAATCAAGCGCACAAAACAACCGGTAACTACCAAGACAAAGTTGAGGGAGACCACCACCTTTCGGTTGAGGGCGACCTAGTTGAGGCAATACAAGGTGTGGTCAGCGTGAATGCACAAGGGGATATCACCTTACAAAGCAGCAGTAAAATCACGTTAAAAGTGGGCGGAAGCTTTGTTGTCGTTCACAGCGGTGGCGTGGATATTAAAGGACCTGCGATAAACTTAAATTCAGGAGGAAGCCCTGGGGATATCCTGCAAGCGACTAACCCTGCGGTACTCAAAGCGGCGGCGAGCAGTGGCGCGGCCTTTGTGGCGCATTGTCCTATGAAAGAAGGGCAAGAGGAGGCTGAAAATGGTTAA
- a CDS encoding type 2 GTP cyclohydrolase I: MHNLRLEEIINDELKVSEFQDFAPNGLQVEGRPHVHKIITGVTACQALLDVAVEKKADAIIVHHGYFWKNEPAIIKGMKKNRLKTLLANDINLYGYHLPLDAHHQLGNNTQLAYIMGVQVNGQIDPLMPFGFFDQPITPSELTSRLETRLGRKVLHCGDNAKEEIRQIAWCTGGGQGFILQAAEFGVDAFVTGEVSEQTIHIAREMGIHFYSAGHHATERYGIKALTQWLVDEHGLDAEFVDIDNPA; the protein is encoded by the coding sequence ATGCATAACTTAAGATTAGAAGAAATCATTAATGATGAATTGAAAGTTAGTGAGTTCCAAGATTTTGCACCGAATGGATTGCAAGTTGAAGGGCGGCCACATGTACATAAAATCATCACCGGTGTGACAGCTTGCCAAGCTTTGCTAGATGTCGCTGTTGAAAAGAAAGCCGATGCCATCATTGTTCATCATGGCTATTTTTGGAAAAATGAGCCAGCGATCATCAAAGGGATGAAAAAGAATCGCTTAAAAACATTATTAGCGAATGATATCAACCTGTATGGTTATCACCTCCCATTAGATGCGCATCACCAATTAGGTAATAATACCCAGCTTGCTTATATTATGGGGGTGCAGGTGAATGGCCAAATCGACCCGTTAATGCCATTTGGTTTTTTTGATCAACCCATTACACCTTCAGAATTAACGTCTCGCTTAGAAACTCGCCTTGGCCGTAAAGTTCTTCATTGTGGTGATAATGCAAAAGAAGAAATTCGCCAAATTGCATGGTGTACAGGTGGAGGGCAAGGTTTCATCCTACAAGCGGCGGAATTTGGCGTAGATGCTTTTGTAACAGGGGAAGTTTCTGAGCAAACCATTCATATAGCAAGGGAAATGGGGATCCATTTCTACAGCGCAGGGCATCACGCAACGGAGCGTTATGGGATCAAAGCACTGACTCAGTGGCTCGTAGATGAACATGGGTTAGATGCGGAGTTTGTTGATATCGATAACCCAGCCTAA
- the kdpA gene encoding potassium-transporting ATPase subunit KdpA has protein sequence MTTTTLLFLGSFLLILFILAKPLGNGIARLIDNDIPRRLASSESLLWRLTGVKQPGRHMAEMNWQQYALAIVLFNILGFILLFAILMNQGYLPLNPQHFEGMSWDLAFNTAVSFITNTNWQAYSGENTLSYLSQMAGLTVQNFLSAATGLAVAFAIIRAFSRHGSKTVGNAWLDIYRITVYLLFPLAIIFALFFVSQGVIQNFSNYLLIHPLDSSEQLLPMGPVASQEAIKLLGTNGGGFFGSNSSHPFENPTALSNFVQMLAIFLIPTALCFAFGRVVGNNKQGHTLLWVMGIIFVVAAIVVVKAEYVGNPFLTELHATSSANMEGKESRFGIVGSALFAVVTTAASCGAVNAMHDSFTAMGGMVPMWLMQIGEVVFGGVGSGLYGMLLFVLLAVFLAGLMIGRTPEYLGKKIEVREMKMVALAILVTPTLVLLGTTIPLMTEVGRAGILNPGAHGFSEVLYAFSSAANNNGSAFAGLSTNTPYYNVLLAIAMFIGRFGVILPVLAIAGSMANKKPQAQSHATLPTTGPLFIGLLIFTVLLIGALTFVPALALGPIAEQLHIGFAG, from the coding sequence ATGACGACGACCACATTGCTATTTTTAGGTAGTTTTTTGCTGATCCTATTCATCTTAGCAAAACCTTTAGGTAATGGGATCGCTCGGTTAATCGACAATGACATTCCCCGTCGATTAGCATCAAGTGAATCCCTACTTTGGCGTTTAACCGGTGTTAAACAGCCAGGAAGACACATGGCTGAGATGAATTGGCAACAATACGCCTTAGCGATTGTATTATTTAATATTTTAGGTTTTATTTTATTATTCGCTATTTTAATGAATCAAGGCTATTTACCGCTTAATCCACAACATTTTGAGGGAATGAGCTGGGATTTAGCCTTCAATACCGCAGTTAGTTTTATCACTAATACAAACTGGCAAGCCTATAGTGGTGAAAATACATTAAGCTATTTAAGCCAAATGGCTGGACTGACAGTGCAAAACTTTCTATCTGCAGCTACAGGACTTGCCGTTGCCTTCGCAATTATTCGTGCATTTTCACGCCATGGTAGTAAAACGGTTGGCAATGCATGGTTAGATATTTACCGAATTACGGTGTATTTACTCTTCCCTCTAGCGATTATTTTTGCACTATTTTTTGTCAGCCAAGGCGTTATTCAAAATTTTTCTAATTATTTACTTATTCATCCTTTAGATAGCAGTGAGCAGTTATTGCCGATGGGGCCCGTTGCTTCGCAGGAAGCGATAAAATTGCTCGGCACAAATGGTGGTGGATTTTTTGGCTCTAACTCATCACACCCCTTTGAAAACCCAACGGCACTCAGTAATTTTGTGCAAATGCTAGCTATTTTCCTCATTCCTACCGCCCTTTGCTTTGCTTTTGGTCGTGTTGTCGGCAACAACAAACAAGGTCATACCTTACTCTGGGTTATGGGGATCATTTTTGTGGTTGCTGCCATCGTCGTGGTTAAAGCGGAATATGTAGGAAACCCGTTTTTAACCGAGCTACACGCAACGAGTTCCGCCAATATGGAAGGAAAAGAGAGTCGCTTCGGGATCGTTGGCTCCGCTTTATTTGCCGTCGTTACTACCGCTGCATCTTGTGGTGCGGTTAATGCAATGCATGACTCCTTTACCGCGATGGGCGGCATGGTACCAATGTGGTTAATGCAAATTGGTGAGGTCGTATTTGGTGGTGTCGGCTCCGGTTTATACGGTATGTTGCTATTTGTGCTACTTGCCGTGTTCCTTGCAGGCCTGATGATTGGCCGGACCCCTGAATACCTCGGTAAAAAAATCGAAGTGCGCGAAATGAAAATGGTCGCATTGGCGATTTTGGTCACCCCAACCTTAGTGCTACTAGGTACAACTATTCCATTAATGACTGAAGTTGGGCGTGCTGGGATTTTAAATCCAGGCGCTCATGGGTTTAGTGAAGTGTTATATGCTTTTTCTTCTGCTGCTAATAATAATGGTAGCGCTTTTGCAGGTCTCAGCACAAATACCCCGTATTACAATGTGCTACTTGCGATAGCAATGTTTATCGGTCGCTTTGGTGTCATTCTTCCTGTTTTAGCGATCGCGGGTTCTATGGCCAATAAAAAACCACAAGCCCAAAGCCACGCTACTTTACCCACAACAGGCCCTTTATTCATTGGGTTACTGATTTTCACTGTGCTTCTCATTGGTGCCCTGACCTTTGTACCAGCCCTTGCTTTAGGTCCAATTGCTGAACAATTACACATTGGTTTTGCGGGATGA
- the kdpD gene encoding two-component system sensor histidine kinase KdpD: MNNQEPIRPNPDELLVKANEIGRGKLKIFFGACAGVGKTYAMLQEAQRLRAQGLDVLIGVVETHEREETAALLDGLSLLPPRRIIHHGRRLNSFDIDAAIARHPAIILMDELAFSNPNGSRHPKRWQDVEELLDAGIDVLTTINVQHIESLNDIVGSITGIRVRETVPDHIFDAADEVVLVDLPPDDLRQRLKEGKVYIPGQAERAIEHFFRKGNLIALRELALRRTADRVDDQMREFRDGKGQAPVWHTRDGLLLCIGHNTGNEKLVRTAARLAAKFGSVWHAVYVETPSLHQLPETQRRAILKALRLAQDLGAETATLSDPSEEKAILRYAREHNLGKILIGRRNKANKWFKLNLRPGFADRLGKLGPDLDLVIVALEEQSEWDKEPERKPFSEKWRSDMNGYLMAIVMCAAITLFSRTFLLALDKANLVTLYLLGVVLIALFYGRRPSVFAALVNVISFDLFFVQPHFSLAIMDMQYLVTFTVMLIVGVVVGNLTAGMRYQARIARYREQRTRHLYEMTKELGQAITTDDIGKTGYHFLNNAFQAKSCLLLPDEDGQLTPLQCDGYTAMQIDKAIAKWSFDKRQPAGAGTDTLPSVPYQLQPITTADQTLAVLAIEPKNMRQLLIPEQQRMLQTFTGLIASALARLQLTKQAESAKLDIEREQLRNSLLAALSHDLKTPLTVLFGQTEILMLNLSAENSPLTEQVNQMRQQVLSTSRLVNNLLDMARLQSGSIQPNLAWESLQEITSSAVRTLDYTLHSHPLEIDIPADLLLYCDANLIERVLINLLENAVKYSHNDTPIGIRAAVEGQKIHIEIWDASNGIPNGQEKNIFDKFSRAQKESAIPGVGLGLAICRAIIQLHEGEIWAQNNNKGGASFHFVLPLKQLPDIEVET; the protein is encoded by the coding sequence ATGAACAATCAGGAACCTATCCGCCCTAACCCCGATGAACTCTTGGTCAAAGCCAATGAAATTGGACGTGGCAAATTAAAGATTTTTTTCGGGGCCTGTGCGGGTGTTGGAAAAACATATGCCATGCTCCAAGAAGCACAAAGACTCAGAGCGCAAGGGCTAGATGTGCTGATTGGCGTAGTAGAAACCCATGAAAGAGAAGAAACGGCCGCGCTACTTGACGGCCTTTCACTATTGCCCCCCAGACGTATTATTCATCACGGTCGTCGTCTAAACAGCTTCGATATTGACGCCGCAATTGCTAGGCATCCAGCCATAATTTTAATGGATGAGTTAGCATTTAGTAACCCTAATGGCAGCCGTCACCCTAAACGCTGGCAAGATGTCGAAGAATTATTAGATGCTGGTATTGATGTGTTGACAACCATCAACGTTCAACATATTGAAAGCCTGAATGATATTGTGGGAAGCATTACAGGTATTCGTGTACGTGAAACGGTTCCAGATCATATTTTTGATGCTGCAGACGAGGTGGTATTAGTCGACCTTCCTCCTGACGACCTACGACAGCGCCTTAAAGAAGGCAAAGTTTATATCCCAGGACAAGCCGAACGCGCCATTGAACATTTTTTCCGTAAAGGAAATTTAATTGCACTTCGTGAACTCGCTCTTCGCCGTACTGCCGACCGGGTTGATGACCAGATGCGTGAATTTCGCGACGGTAAAGGCCAAGCACCTGTTTGGCACACTCGCGATGGACTCTTGCTATGCATTGGCCATAATACGGGAAATGAAAAATTAGTCCGTACAGCCGCGCGACTTGCCGCAAAATTTGGCAGTGTCTGGCATGCTGTTTATGTTGAAACCCCTTCACTTCATCAGCTACCTGAAACCCAGCGCAGAGCTATCTTAAAAGCGTTACGCCTTGCTCAAGACTTAGGGGCAGAAACGGCCACGTTATCCGATCCTTCAGAAGAAAAAGCCATATTACGTTATGCACGAGAACATAATTTAGGGAAAATATTAATTGGTCGGCGTAATAAAGCAAACAAATGGTTTAAGCTCAATTTACGTCCCGGGTTTGCCGATCGTCTTGGTAAGCTCGGCCCTGATCTAGATTTAGTGATCGTCGCACTTGAAGAGCAAAGTGAGTGGGATAAAGAGCCGGAAAGAAAACCATTCTCTGAAAAATGGCGATCGGATATGAATGGCTATTTAATGGCTATTGTGATGTGCGCCGCTATCACTTTATTTTCACGTACCTTTTTATTGGCCCTCGATAAAGCCAACCTCGTGACACTCTATCTATTAGGTGTCGTGTTAATTGCATTATTTTATGGTCGACGGCCCTCTGTCTTTGCCGCGCTGGTCAACGTGATCAGTTTTGACCTGTTCTTTGTTCAACCTCATTTTTCCCTTGCGATCATGGACATGCAATATTTAGTCACTTTTACGGTGATGCTAATTGTTGGGGTTGTTGTGGGGAATTTAACTGCGGGTATGCGATACCAAGCACGTATCGCTCGGTATCGAGAACAACGGACACGTCATTTATATGAAATGACAAAAGAATTAGGCCAAGCCATTACCACAGATGATATTGGAAAAACAGGGTACCATTTTCTCAATAATGCCTTCCAAGCCAAAAGTTGCTTATTATTACCTGATGAGGATGGCCAATTAACACCGTTGCAATGTGATGGCTATACTGCAATGCAAATTGATAAAGCCATTGCTAAGTGGAGTTTTGATAAGCGCCAACCTGCTGGTGCTGGTACGGATACTTTGCCAAGTGTTCCTTATCAATTACAACCGATCACCACGGCAGATCAAACCCTTGCTGTTCTTGCGATTGAGCCAAAAAATATGCGCCAATTATTGATCCCTGAGCAACAGCGTATGCTGCAAACCTTTACGGGGCTGATTGCGAGTGCTCTTGCTCGTCTACAGCTGACCAAACAAGCTGAGTCTGCCAAATTAGATATTGAACGTGAACAACTGAGAAACTCGTTACTTGCTGCACTTTCTCATGACCTAAAAACACCGCTCACCGTTTTATTCGGTCAAACCGAAATTTTAATGTTGAATTTATCGGCGGAAAACTCGCCATTAACAGAGCAAGTCAACCAAATGCGCCAACAAGTACTTAGCACTTCGCGTTTAGTGAATAATTTATTGGATATGGCTCGCTTGCAATCGGGTAGTATTCAACCCAATTTAGCATGGGAATCACTACAAGAAATTACCAGTAGTGCCGTTAGAACCTTAGATTACACCTTACACAGTCACCCTTTAGAAATTGATATTCCAGCCGATTTATTACTTTATTGCGATGCTAATTTGATTGAACGGGTTCTAATCAATCTATTAGAAAATGCCGTAAAATACAGCCATAACGATACCCCGATTGGTATTCGAGCTGCCGTTGAAGGGCAAAAAATTCATATTGAAATATGGGATGCCAGCAATGGGATCCCAAATGGGCAAGAAAAAAATATTTTCGACAAATTTTCTCGGGCGCAAAAAGAGTCAGCGATCCCAGGGGTTGGCTTAGGGCTCGCTATTTGCCGTGCTATAATTCAATTACATGAAGGGGAAATTTGGGCGCAGAATAATAATAAAGGTGGAGCCAGTTTCCACTTTGTCTTACC
- a CDS encoding Hcp family type VI secretion system effector: MPTPCYISIEGKTQGNITAGAFTADSVGNIYVQGHEDQMLVQEFSHVVTVPTDPQSGQPSGQRAHKPFRFTVALNKAVPLLYNALASGEMLPKVELKWYRTSVEGKQEHFFTTTLTDATIVNIDCQMPHCQDPAKADFTQLIEVSLSYRKVDWVHTVAGTSGADDWRAPLEA, encoded by the coding sequence ATGCCAACTCCATGTTATATTTCCATTGAAGGAAAAACCCAAGGCAACATCACTGCCGGTGCATTTACTGCGGATTCTGTGGGCAACATCTATGTACAAGGTCATGAAGACCAAATGTTAGTGCAAGAGTTCTCTCACGTTGTGACAGTGCCGACTGACCCACAATCCGGTCAACCTTCAGGCCAACGTGCGCACAAGCCGTTCCGTTTTACCGTGGCGTTAAATAAAGCGGTTCCGCTGCTGTATAACGCATTAGCGTCTGGCGAGATGCTGCCGAAAGTGGAACTGAAATGGTACCGCACATCGGTTGAAGGCAAGCAAGAGCATTTCTTCACCACTACCCTGACCGATGCAACCATCGTCAATATCGATTGCCAAATGCCACACTGCCAAGACCCAGCGAAAGCGGATTTCACGCAGTTAATCGAAGTCTCTCTGTCTTACCGCAAAGTGGACTGGGTGCACACGGTTGCAGGCACTTCGGGTGCGGATGACTGGCGTGCGCCGCTCGAAGCATAA
- the kdpB gene encoding potassium-transporting ATPase subunit KdpB, whose protein sequence is MNNKNIKLFDNKLIKQSIFESIKKCTPQAQWRNPVMFVVFIGSIITTFLWLAMVMDYTQGSAWFSGMITLWLWFTVIFANFAEALAEGRSKAQAQSLKGVKQQSSATRLASPSLEASQEIVSSDQLRKGDIVLIRAGETIPCDGEVIEGGASVDESAITGESAPVIRESGGDFSSVTGGTRVLSDWLIVECTVNPGETFLDRMISMVEGAQRRKTPNEIALTILLTALTIIFVLVCATLYPFTLFASDYAGAGDAVSILVLIALLVCLIPTTIGGLLSSIGVAGMSRMLGANVIATSGRAVEAAGDVDVLLLDKTGTITLGNRQASEFLPLTGITEQQLADAAQLSSLADETPEGRSIVVLAKQKFNLRERDIHALNATFVPFSAMTRMSGVNIGERMIRKGSADAIRRYIEANHGKFPVEADQLVEKVAHLGETPLVVVDNKTVLGVVALKDIVKGGMKERFAQMRSMGIKTVMITGDNHLTAAAIAAEAGVDDFLAEATPEAKLALIRQYQSEGRLVAMTGDGTNDAPALAQADVAVAMNSGTQAAKEAGNMVDLDSNPTKLIEVVHIGKQMLMTRGSLTTFSIANDIAKYFAIIPAAFAVTWPQLNALNVMHLHSPASAILSAVIFNALIIIFLIPLAIKGVNYRPMSSQSLLQRNLGIYGLGGLIVPFIGIKLIDLFISLFGI, encoded by the coding sequence ATGAACAATAAAAATATTAAATTATTCGATAATAAGCTAATCAAACAATCTATTTTTGAATCTATCAAGAAATGTACACCACAAGCGCAATGGCGTAACCCTGTGATGTTTGTAGTTTTTATTGGCAGTATTATCACCACGTTTCTCTGGTTAGCCATGGTAATGGATTACACGCAAGGCAGTGCTTGGTTCAGTGGAATGATCACACTTTGGCTATGGTTTACGGTTATTTTCGCTAACTTTGCGGAAGCGCTCGCTGAAGGACGAAGCAAAGCACAAGCCCAAAGCTTAAAAGGTGTTAAACAACAAAGCAGCGCAACACGTTTAGCTTCCCCCTCACTGGAGGCAAGTCAAGAAATAGTGAGTTCAGACCAGTTACGTAAAGGTGATATTGTGTTGATCCGCGCAGGAGAAACCATTCCTTGTGACGGTGAAGTCATCGAAGGTGGTGCTTCGGTGGATGAAAGCGCAATCACAGGGGAATCCGCCCCTGTGATCCGTGAATCCGGTGGTGATTTTTCCTCTGTAACAGGAGGAACTCGCGTACTTTCCGATTGGCTGATCGTGGAGTGTACCGTTAACCCCGGTGAAACCTTCTTAGATAGAATGATTTCCATGGTTGAAGGTGCGCAACGCCGTAAAACGCCCAATGAGATTGCGTTAACTATTTTGTTAACTGCACTCACGATAATTTTTGTCCTCGTTTGTGCAACATTGTACCCTTTTACCCTTTTTGCCTCAGATTATGCAGGTGCCGGTGATGCGGTTTCTATTTTAGTATTGATTGCCCTATTAGTCTGTTTAATTCCAACCACCATTGGAGGCTTGCTTTCATCTATCGGTGTAGCAGGGATGAGCCGCATGTTAGGGGCAAATGTAATAGCCACCAGCGGTCGTGCTGTGGAAGCAGCAGGAGACGTTGACGTTCTATTACTCGATAAAACGGGAACGATTACACTGGGCAACCGCCAAGCCTCCGAATTTTTACCGCTAACGGGTATCACTGAGCAGCAACTAGCTGATGCCGCGCAATTATCTTCCCTAGCCGATGAAACACCCGAAGGCCGCAGCATTGTGGTGCTAGCAAAACAAAAGTTTAATTTACGCGAAAGAGATATTCACGCCCTGAATGCAACCTTTGTTCCTTTCTCCGCGATGACACGTATGAGTGGCGTCAATATTGGCGAACGAATGATCCGCAAAGGTTCTGCGGATGCCATCCGCCGTTATATTGAAGCTAACCACGGTAAATTTCCTGTTGAAGCGGATCAGCTGGTCGAAAAAGTGGCCCATTTAGGTGAAACGCCACTTGTGGTGGTTGATAATAAAACGGTTTTAGGTGTCGTTGCATTAAAAGATATCGTCAAAGGGGGTATGAAAGAACGCTTTGCACAAATGCGCAGTATGGGCATCAAAACCGTGATGATCACGGGGGATAACCACTTAACAGCCGCCGCAATTGCAGCCGAAGCAGGTGTCGATGATTTCCTTGCAGAGGCCACTCCTGAAGCCAAACTCGCGTTGATCCGCCAATATCAATCTGAAGGTCGCTTGGTTGCCATGACTGGTGACGGCACCAACGATGCACCGGCACTCGCGCAAGCGGATGTTGCGGTGGCAATGAATTCAGGCACCCAAGCAGCAAAAGAAGCCGGTAATATGGTGGATTTAGATTCTAACCCAACCAAGCTGATTGAAGTGGTGCACATTGGTAAACAGATGCTGATGACCCGAGGCTCATTAACTACCTTCAGTATTGCCAATGATATTGCTAAATACTTTGCGATTATTCCTGCGGCCTTCGCCGTAACATGGCCACAACTTAACGCATTAAATGTAATGCATTTGCACTCACCGGCCTCTGCAATTCTTTCCGCAGTGATCTTTAATGCATTAATTATTATTTTCCTGATCCCTCTAGCAATTAAAGGGGTTAATTATCGCCCAATGAGCTCACAATCATTATTGCAACGTAACTTAGGCATTTATGGTTTAGGCGGGCTGATCGTGCCATTTATTGGGATCAAGCTCATTGACCTATTTATTAGTCTCTTTGGGATATAA